The nucleotide window aggccgccgccgcggcgtccccACGCAGAGTTTCGCCACTCGCCGCGCTGAGAATGCTCCGAGTTGTCCAGCTGGCTGTCGGAATGATTGAATCGAGTGTTGTATGGCGACGGGTGGTCTCCTTGGACGGCCCATTCCCGGGGGGGTGTCCCATGGCCGGAGTATGCGGCCGCGGGCATGGCTGGGTCTTGCACGGGCCGGACCGTTCTCTCGCCCTGCCAGACTGACGGGTCCGTCTCAACGCGTCGTGGTGGCGATCGTGTCGATGTGTCTTGTCGCTTATACACCTCATTGATCTCGGCCGGGGGGAGCTGCCCGCGCCGGTCCTGGAACCGCCTCAGGATTTCTTTGCTTGTGACCTCGCCATTGTTGCTAAACAGATACGGATCATTCAACAACGTCAAGAGCTCGTCCGGTACCTATTTCCCGCGTTAGCATCTAGTACTCGCCTGTGAACAAAACATGTGCGCTTACCTGGCACATCTCCTCAATGTTGCTGATGACAATTTCCACCGCATCAATGACATATATGGCCTCGCTGTCTAGGGCTGGCGCCTTATTAGGGTTCGTCAGAATGTTGGGAGCAATGACTGTTGCGAGGTTTCGAATGTCCATCTTGGAGCCGACTTCATCGTCGAGCTGGTGGAACGACCCGGCCCATTTCAAAAACGTGAAGAGGATTTCCAGGCTGTCGCGGTGGCTTTTCGGCAGCAGGCAGCACGCCATGTGCAGGCACTGCTTCCTCACGGCTGGGTCCGGAATCTTTGCCGCACTCACCCAGAGTCTGTATAGCTTGTGCGTCATCAGAGGATCTGGGAGGTCTCGCAGGTAGCGCTTCAGGAGCGCCGCCAGTTGAACGACCGGCTGCTCCATGAAGTTAACGACATCGCAGCCTTCGGCATTGATCTTGTCCACCATCTCCTGTTGCTTCTTGATGTTGCCATTCTTGCGgaagacgccctcgacggacAAATCCATCTTGCGCATCGACGAAATGATGTCATCGATGACGGCAGGGATACGCAATGTGCCCGGGCCGACACCATCTGTCGAGTCTGCGCCATCGCGCTCAATGATGATTTCCAGGGGCACGCCAAACACGCCTTTCTTTTTGACGTTCTTGCTCTTGTCGTTCTTGAACGCCTTGCCGAGGTTCTTCCAAAAGGTTGCCGGCTTCCTCGATTCGATGAagccgagcagctcctccaggctGAACTCGGACTCCATCATGGGCTGCATAGTCAATACAGCCAGATGCCGCACGTTGAAGTACTCCAACCCAGAGAGCTCAGGAAAGAATTTGCGGGTTAGGCGGGTGGGTAGGGGGTCCGCGGCTCGGACTTCATTGTCTCTGCTGGCCGACTGCGTCCGCTGATGGCctggggccgggccgggctccGTGGCAGGGGATCGGAAGAGGTCCTGCCGGGGGTTGcggtcgcgctgctgctcgcgggACTGCTCCACGGCCACGATTCGCGGAATGTCGTCGAGAGTGATGGCATCATTTTGCCCAAACATGCGGTCTGTTGACCCCTGGGGTCCGACTTCCTCCGCGCCAGCTGACCCGGGCCGGGGGCCTTGGCCATCCGCATCCATAACGCGTGACGTCCGAGCTTGCCTAACGCTGGACGAGAGGTGACGGTCAAGTCTTGTGCTCCGAAGCCTTCTGACCTCGTTGAGGGTGGTTTCGTACGTCGACTCGCGGTGACTCTGTTCCTTGTCTCCCCTACCGGCAAAGGACTTGGATCTCGTGTCCGAGCTCAAGAAACCTGGTGCACCAAgcttgcccttgtcggcgccggcctcttCAGAGGGATACGGCAGAGCGCCGCTGCTCCGAAGGATATCCAGGAGTCGCGCCAGCGCCACTTTGAGGAGGAAGACGTACTGCTGAAGCTTGGTGACACGTTCAAACAGCGATGTCCTGTCAGTGTTGACAGCCACACAGCTCGTGCAGTAGATCCTGTGGTCGAAGGCGTTGTACTGCGCCTCTCCGAGCGAACGTCCCAATTCCCGTCCGCAGCGGTTGCATTTGACGCAGGTCGAATGCCACCTGTACTCGCCGTTCTTGACGCACTCGTCTTCGACTGATCGATTGCACAGGGCGCAGTGATCTGAATCCTTCAGAGCgagtcgcgcgccgcccatggccatCTGCAGCAAACCCTCGTCGGTCTTGTACGTCTCAAAATCGGCGAGGTCGTTGAGGAGCTGGTGGAGGCCGTCGCTATTTCCAGTTTCGCGTTCGAGTCGCAGAGCGCCTTGAAGACAGATGCGTATCAGGAGTTTAAGATAATGGGCAAGGCCCGTGACGAGTGAGAGGAGTTCTTGCGTGACGCCCAATTTCCGCGCCGAGGTGTCTTGGGCTTTGGAaaggagggagaagaaggaaacAATCTTTTTACATAGTAGTTTCGCTTCGCGTCCGTAGGATAAGCCTTATTCGCAGTGAAACTCTATGTCAGCGTGTAATTCCCAAGATTTAAGCTCGCGCCCGGCTCGTGCTGGACGATAACCTTGCTTACCTTTTTCACTGTGGCTCAGTACCATGGCGTCAAGTCTATCCGCAGACTGGAACAGCACCTCGACATGCCAGATGAAACGCTTGGCCACcaagacgccgtcgacataCGCTCCGTTGCTGACGTGCAAAAGCATGTCGGAAATGCAGGCAGCGGATGACTCTTCAAAGGTCGAGAGGACGCTCCAAATCCGATAGACTTTTTCCTCCatgcgctcctcctcctcccgaATGAGCTCCCTCTTGACCGGAGCGTCGGCCTCTGGAGCTACGGGAGGGACATCCGCAGCCTGTCCCAAGCGGACGTTCCAGAACTTGTGTATCATGTAGCACTCCGGATGCCAATGTTGGTTCTGCCCGTTTCGGAATATCTCGACAAACTGCTTCAAAATGGCTGTTTGGCAGCCATTGCACTTTTGGGCATGCTGCGTTGAATAGTGATAGTGGCAGTAGACGTTCCCGTCATGCTCATAGTAGCTGTCCTGGGCCCCGAAAATGGTGGCGCATAGCGAGCATGTGAAGTGGTCGACATGGTACTTGCGGTCAAGGGCGGTGATGTATGAGCCGCGCAAGGCACCACCACACTGGTAGCAGAGCAGGCCCAGGCGTCGGAAGTAGTCGGTCTCACAGAGGGGATATTGCCCCTCGCCGTTTTCATCATCCGCCGGGAAGAACTTGGAAGCGACGATATCACCACAGTCCTACAACGTGTGTTAGCGGTCGAGCCCGGGAGGCACACCAGGCGAGGACAAGCAAGGAGACTAGACTGCACATACTCTGCACTTGAAGCAGTCGAGGTGGAAAGTGCCGTCGAGGGCCCTCACGAACTGACCCGTCAACGGCTCGCCGCACTTTTTGCATATGCGCATCTGGCCGCTCGCGGTGCGTCCATTTCTCTGTCGCGATCGGTTCCTCTCCCCGCTCCGGCGAGGGGGCTGCTCGTCTGTCCAGccagcgggcgggggggccgAGGTGTTGGGGGCAGAGCCGGTGGGCTTGAGGCGGTATAAACTGTCGGGTGTTTTGCGGCCTCCATTCTGCCAGTTTCTATCTACTGGGTAGCCGGCATCGGGGCCGTTGTAGTCGACGCCATGATCACCACGAGGGCGGTCCCCTGGCAACCCTTCGTCGCGTTCAGAAGCCATGGTAGCGAGTGATCCAGGGCGACGTGTATGTACAGAGGGAAGGGCCTTGGGCTCCTGCCAGCCCTCTTTCTCGCGAAGCAACGGAGGGCGTGCCGGGGTGTCAGCAGGCAAGCCTGTCTCGTCTCAGCGACGGATGTGAAGCCGTAGAGGACGAGGGGCTGCCGCAACGGTCGGCATCAGCCAGGATGGCGCCAGTGTTCGGTAGCGACGCCAATTGAGGTAACAGGGCGCGGGCCGCAATGCGCGACAAAACaagctgccgtcgacgatggcctcgaggccagGGCAACGGGAAGTTGGCagctggcgttgctgctACCCAGCGGCGAGGGATTGCTGCGGCCGGTATTACGGGGtcggtgcggcggctggcgacgatgcgggcggaggcgacagcgacgaggagaggagggcggcggcggcggcgaggacggctgacggggacggggacggcgacagcgacaatgacggcgacgacggcggcgcctgctggtcggcggccgcgaagCGATGCTGCAGAAATCGACAGGGGCGGGAAAGCATGCGAGGCTCGAGCATGTAATACCGAAAAATGGCGACAAGACTGGAGCGACGGATAGATGcaggagacgggcggcggcagcaccatcaGCACGACACGAGGGGCGAGCGGGTGGGTGGTTGGAGTGGAGGGTACGGGGACCAGCCAGCCGAGCGTGCTGTTGTACTGGAGCAGCGGTCGGGTGCTTGCACGGGGCGGGCACCAGGCCACTGGGTCGCCGAGTCGCTCAGTGGCAGGTTAGGTAGATTGTCGCCTGGGCGCCAGCTCCGCCAGAACGGGGGGGGCCCAAGGCTCCAGGGTTAGGTAGGTGCTgcctgggggagggaggagccCAGACGACCGGGCAGGTCTGCCACCTCACCTCTTGGTTGTGTTGGCCGTCGGTACGGAGGTGTGACGGTCCCCAAGACGGTACATTACGGTGCGGGTTGGCGGTCCCTCAGTCGACTTGACCCTGGACGGGGAGGCAGTACTTTACGGTGCAGGCTGGCGGGTCTGGCCGGGGTCCCGCAGCTGGACCTGGCCCTGGATGGGGAAGCGGGCAGTACCCAATAGGGGGTAAGGGGCAGGCGGTGGCCGCTGGGGCAGGGCACTAACGGCAGGGCCAGCCAGGTCAGGCACCGTTTGGCTGTGACgggaacagcagcagcagcggcggcggggcaaGTGCTGGCCCAGCGATGGAGCCCGTCCCGGGGGGTGTCAGCAAATCCTCGGGCAGGCGAGTGAGGCAGCGCAGTACGGGGCTCCATGTATTATTTTGGAGGGTGCTGTGATTTGGCAGCTCGCTGCCCGGAGTCGGACGCTGGATTGAGGTGCCGTTTTGCCAGCGTCTAGTACCTGTTTGTTCCACTACGTACCTGACCCTGACTGCCTACGGTATCCACTGCGCGAGCGGAGATGGCCCTGGGagcgcgcccagcgcctgTTCCTGGCGCTACCTAGAGACCAGCGGCACGCATCCACTCGATTGGACCCGTCAGGCGACGGAGGCTGCTACTAATCGCACCTAGCCTGCCAGGGCAGCCCGAGGCACACAGCACCGCCAGAAGGGGAAGCTAGGAGCGCCAATCGCCCACTGCGCAGCCCATCCGCGGGCGGTTGCCACAGTTGTGCGAGCCCAGCAAGCGCGCGTGTTTGGGCATCAGGTGTGGCCAACTGCAATTTCCTGCGCCCGTATccgtgcccgtcgagctcgacgatcacaggcgggcaggcaggcaggtagcACGATTGCCCGTGCAATGAGATGATGACATGGGACCGACGGCCGGCGCAGCGTTGCACAACCCGAATCACCTGGCTCACAGCGTAGCAGTCACGTACGTATGTGCCGCTGAACCTGTAGTCGGATGAGCAGCGTTTGGCTCCGGTCAAATCCAGCAACCCCCCCCGGGTGCGTGacacgccgcagccgcgctgtcgttgttgctgctaCCTCATTTCCTCGTACACggcaggccgtcgcggccgtgaTGGCTACCAAGGCAATTTCTGCCACGCCAATACGCTACGTAGGTACTCCATCATCACGTATCTGCTTCGATCCTCCTCTTCTGCCCAACTTCAAGCCCAAGGCGAACTTGGCCGCCACACAAAAAGGGTTGGACGGCGGATGACATGAGAGGGACGAGCGGAGCGGCtccatcgcggccgccgtcaaccaACAAAGActgacgccgcccccgagcAATGGCGTCACGGCTCGGGcccctctccctcgctcTGCCGGTAACCTAATAATAATGTCAAACCCGAACGCAGCATAGCCAAAAATGCTTGTTTTGCTCCCTCCTACCCTACCAACTGCAaatccccccccttcttcttccgcggccggccacctTGTGCCCCCACTCCATGCCAGCCAGGGGCCAAAGGGACCCCCGGGGCATTTTACTCGCTGCCTTCAATGCACCGAGATGAATTACTAGTTACTTCGAACTTAGTGGTTGGGCCTGACCCTCCCATCACACACACCACCCATGCTGCCCAGTGCCAGGGGCCGTGACGGCCACTTTATTACCAGTCTTGCCCTCTCCGGCGCCTGACGCGAACCAAGCACCGAGCACAATTGTTTGTTCATGCATCAAGACCCCGGCCACATGGGCCAGAAATAAAAGGCCGGCAGTCAGTAAGTACTACAGCATGTCACATGCCGCACCTGAATGGCCAAGGCCCTTGGCGAGCAAGAACACAGGCCGGGCCTTCCCTGGCTGGATGCTGGGTACCTACCTTTCCAAAGTACATCGAACACACGATGCGGGCATTGCGGTCAGCGCCAGGTGTGTATGCTGTACCTCCCATtcgcaaggcaaggtacggTACGATTGGAACCGTGTTTTCTGGGGCCTTCGGCAGGTCACCAAAGACCAGCAGGCCCCCTGGCGCCTTCCATCTCTGGCGCTGACGTCTATCAGCCAAGCCCCATCGGTCGGCATCTGCACCGAAGCCTCAcctcactctctctccctctctctcatcACTCACTCCCGTCCTTCCCTCTGCGTCAACTGCCGGGGCTTGCAGGACCAAATGCTCGTGTGACTCTACCTGTACGTGTACTTTTACTCACCTGCAcatgacgacaacgacctcTGCCAATCTGTGCGTCCTGGCCCAACTCGCAGCGGGAGTGACGGCAAGAAAGATGCTGGCTTACTCACTGCAGACGCGACCAGACCAGAGAGAGACAGGCGCTAGGCCAGGAAATTGCATGCTTCATTCTTGCggcatcaacatcaacaacagTCGTCCATTCCCCTCCACGCTCTGCCGAATCACTAAACGCGGCCCGACCTCCCGGGGTCATCTCACCTCCTAGACACTCTCCCCTTGGATGaactactaacgttagtactcATGCGCTTGCGTCCTATCCGCCCTGCACTAGCTGGCGCAGCCGTTTCTCGATCTGCTGCCTCCCCTCGAGCGTCTCCCACACCCGGTGCGGCGCTCCGTTGACAATGTCCCAGTGCCGCAATTCATCCGTCAGCTCCGTCAGGTCCCTCTGCTTCTCCTCCCACGCCCTGCTGCGCTTGACTTCCTTGCCCgagctgacgacgatgagcggCGTGTCGCGTTGCTGTATctgccggctgctgcgcacATCGCGCTTGGTAAAGGAGTCGGCCACGAGACTCTCTTGCAGCTGCGCAAAGATGAACTTGCCGCTCTGctgcgacgcccgcccgtaGATGCGGTCCCTGTTGGTCCGTCCCCGGAAGATGGCGCCCGTCAACCGATCCAGCCCCAGGGGCGATATGATGCCGCGCAACCACAGCAGAAATCCTCGCCCGGGTcgcgccacggcgccgaggaagtcCTCGTGCAACGGGTTGATGAGGAGCAGGCCCTTAACCTCATGCCCGTGGCGAGACGAGAAAACGCGAGAGTAAAGAGAGCCGATGCCAGCGCTGGCGAGGATCCACGGCCCCTGCTctcccgcctcggcgagggcttcgctgaggacgtcgacggcgaagcCTGCGGAcagcggcgatggcgccgtgtCGGACCAAGCGATGCCCGGCCGGTCCGCAAAGCAATAGCGCGAGATGGATCCGTTCTTGATGGCGTTGTCTGCAAAACTCCACAGCTGTTCCTCAAAAGGCCTCTCACCAGCCTCGAAGAGCACGGTCGGCAGCTTGTGCCCATTTGCGTCCGTCTCGTTGCCGTGGCAGTACACATGGATGCGATACTTGCCGTTGTCGACCTGGTAAAGCTTCCCTGGCGGCGCGACCCCGGCATCGAGGGCTCGCAGAATGATCGTCAGGGTGATGAGCACCACGGCAACGACCATGACAGAATAACCTATGGTTGAGAGCAGCACGGCCAGCCATTCAGTGAGAGTTCGCCTCGTCTCAGCCCGGCCCGTCagtctctcttcctcttcctctttgcCCCACTTGACAGCTCGGTCGGTGATGAGGGTCCAAAGGCTCATGAGCAGAACCCAGATGACGCTCACGATGCCGACCCATCCCTCCTCATACCGCGTCTGCTGCACACACAGCAGAAGAATCATGTCGAGTAGCAAGAGGAACTGCAGGGCTCGAAGTTAGTGTCAGGCGTTCGTACGCGGTCTATAGTTCTGGCATGACCTACCGCCATGACGATTGCCAGGATCCTGACAGCCTTGGAGGGcacgccgaagaagacgagagTAAAGAGCAGgctggcgagcgcgaggcttGTGTAGCTGAAGGCGAAGAAGCCACTGCCACGCGTGTGCAAGCCCGGAGGGGTGGCAAAGGCGGACACGAGCAGCACGACCCACCACGCAaaggtgatggtggtgaagaGGAGCGTCAGATAGCGCAATATGCGGATGCTCCAGAGGTTGTAAGGCGATACGGCCGGATCGTCGGGCGTGAGCATGCCACGCGGGGGAGTCGAGTCGACGCGGTTGGGGAGCAGTCGAGTGTGCTCGTCGGGGGGCGCCTGTctggcgtcatcgtcgtcgtcgtcgacggcagtGGCATGAGGCCGGTTCTGGCCTTGACGCCTCTCCTCATGGTCGCCCTGCTTGCTCGAGAAGAGGGGCATCGTAGCGGCGGGCTTCTGACGAGAAGCCTGTGAGCAGACCGTGACCGTGCAAGCGGGCAAGTCGGTCGGGACACTACCCGGCGATGTTGTCGTCGTGTGTGGAAACTCGCCACGacttggaggaggagagaggcTACTATCCGCTCGGCAGTCGGGACTTGGGCTTCCCTCCCACATTTGGCTCGGACGATCCGCCGCCCTCTatccggccggccggccagccgttTTTTTGTGCCCTTCCTTTGCTCGTGGCGCTGGCCGCAGAGGTGCAGCTCGATCGGGAATCGCAAATGCCCATGGCTAcgtcatccatcatcatggagACCTGCGACGCGCCCCCGCGCGGCCAATCACGACCGCGCCAGCGCGGAGCTAAAGGTCCATACGAAGTAGTATCGCCAAGAGGTTAAGGAGGTACATAAAACCTTCCCAGCGGCCGTgccctcactcactcactcgctcgctcgctctctccATCACGCTActgcgctgcggccgccCCAATGTCCTTGATGAGCGAGCTCGGACGAGCAGTTAAACTACAGTTGTACACAATCAATGCCATCGTTGAGGGCGAACAAATCGTCTGTTGAGGTCGTCCAGACTCCGCTCTGCTGCGCGAtgcgcctcctccgcggTACGCAGTCTTCAGGCGAATGGTCCTGCCTGCCGACATGCGTGTCTGCGCGGGCTAGGGGGCGCATCAATCCGCCTccccctcaccctcacccggggggggggggaccttGTTTCGGTCTCGATTGCCGAACGAGCTaaatacctacctacctactaccgCATCCGTACGAAGCACAGTAatataggtaggtagtacaAACCTGTTATGTGGTCGGAAGACTTGCCGCCCTCcacctcccccccttctcctttcGTTGGTACCTACAAGGTGCTTCCCCGTTG belongs to Purpureocillium takamizusanense chromosome 1, complete sequence and includes:
- the rga1 gene encoding Rho-type GTPase activating protein Rga1 (BUSCO:EOG09260CKC~EggNog:ENOG503NUWC~COG:T~COG:Z), which codes for MASERDEGLPGDRPRGDHGVDYNGPDAGYPVDRNWQNGGRKTPDSLYRLKPTGSAPNTSAPPPAGWTDEQPPRRSGERNRSRQRNGRTASGQMRICKKCGEPLTGQFVRALDGTFHLDCFKCRDCGDIVASKFFPADDENGEGQYPLCETDYFRRLGLLCYQCGGALRGSYITALDRKYHVDHFTCSLCATIFGAQDSYYEHDGNVYCHYHYSTQHAQKCNGCQTAILKQFVEIFRNGQNQHWHPECYMIHKFWNVRLGQAADVPPVAPEADAPVKRELIREEEERMEEKVYRIWSVLSTFEESSAACISDMLLHVSNGAYVDGVLVAKRFIWHVEVLFQSADRLDAMVLSHSEKGLSYGREAKLLCKKIVSFFSLLSKAQDTSARKLGVTQELLSLVTGLAHYLKLLIRICLQGALRLERETGNSDGLHQLLNDLADFETYKTDEGLLQMAMGGARLALKDSDHCALCNRSVEDECVKNGEYRWHSTCVKCNRCGRELGRSLGEAQYNAFDHRIYCTSCVAVNTDRTSLFERVTKLQQYVFLLKVALARLLDILRSSGALPYPSEEAGADKGKLGAPGFLSSDTRSKSFAGRGDKEQSHRESTYETTLNEVRRLRSTRLDRHLSSSVRQARTSRVMDADGQGPRPGSAGAEEVGPQGSTDRMFGQNDAITLDDIPRIVAVEQSREQQRDRNPRQDLFRSPATEPGPAPGHQRTQSASRDNEVRAADPLPTRLTRKFFPELSGLEYFNVRHLAVLTMQPMMESEFSLEELLGFIESRKPATFWKNLGKAFKNDKSKNVKKKGVFGVPLEIIIERDGADSTDGVGPGTLRIPAVIDDIISSMRKMDLSVEGVFRKNGNIKKQQEMVDKINAEGCDVVNFMEQPVVQLAALLKRYLRDLPDPLMTHKLYRLWVSAAKIPDPAVRKQCLHMACCLLPKSHRDSLEILFTFLKWAGSFHQLDDEVGSKMDIRNLATVIAPNILTNPNKAPALDSEAIYVIDAVEIVISNIEEMCQVPDELLTLLNDPYLFSNNGEVTSKEILRRFQDRRGQLPPAEINEVYKRQDTSTRSPPRRVETDPSVWQGERTVRPVQDPAMPAAAYSGHGTPPREWAVQGDHPSPYNTRFNHSDSQLDNSEHSQRGEWRNSAWGRRGGGLGVGGNS
- a CDS encoding uncharacterized protein (COG:S~TransMembrane:5 (i137-159o171-193i200-222o228-246i275-301o)~EggNog:ENOG503NX1B~BUSCO:EOG09261YRA) — protein: MWEGSPSPDCRADSSLSPPPSRGEFPHTTTTSPGSVPTDLPACTVTVCSQASRQKPAATMPLFSSKQGDHEERRQGQNRPHATAVDDDDDDARQAPPDEHTRLLPNRVDSTPPRGMLTPDDPAVSPYNLWSIRILRYLTLLFTTITFAWWVVLLVSAFATPPGLHTRGSGFFAFSYTSLALASLLFTLVFFGVPSKAVRILAIVMAFLLLLDMILLLCVQQTRYEEGWVGIVSVIWVLLMSLWTLITDRAVKWGKEEEEERLTGRAETRRTLTEWLAVLLSTIGYSVMVVAVVLITLTIILRALDAGVAPPGKLYQVDNGKYRIHVYCHGNETDANGHKLPTVLFEAGERPFEEQLWSFADNAIKNGSISRYCFADRPGIAWSDTAPSPLSAGFAVDVLSEALAEAGEQGPWILASAGIGSLYSRVFSSRHGHEVKGLLLINPLHEDFLGAVARPGRGFLLWLRGIISPLGLDRLTGAIFRGRTNRDRIYGRASQQSGKFIFAQLQESLVADSFTKRDVRSSRQIQQRDTPLIVVSSGKEVKRSRAWEEKQRDLTELTDELRHWDIVNGAPHRVWETLEGRQQIEKRLRQLVQGG